The window CGCTCGGACGCTTCGTAGGATGGGTTATTCAGGATGGATCATTGCGCTCACCGCCGATGCCATGCAGGGTGACATGAACGAATGCTTGGAAGCGGGATGCAACGACTATCTTTCAAAACCGATCGACGCGAATCGAATGATTGGATTGATCGCCCAATTCACACAGTCGAATTCAGACGCGGTTGAACGCAAAGGCAATTGACGACATGACGATGCACAACCCGTTACCGAAAATCAGCACCGGCAACCCGCCACTGGATGATATCCTGCACGGCGGACTGACCGCGGATCGGTTGTACCTTGTCGAAGGGATGCCAGGCACCGGCAAGACGACACTTGCATTGCAGTTTCTGCTGGAAGGTATTCGCAACGGAGAAACCGGACTGTATGTCACGCTCTCGGAAACCAAGCAGGAGCTCGAGGGTGTCGCGACGTCGCATGGTTGGTCTTTGGATAACATTGACATCTACGAATTGATCGATACCAAGGCGACCGAAGATTCGCGTTTGCAGTACACGATGTTCGAGCCATCTGAAATCGAACTCAGCACCACGGTCGACGGTGTCTTGGAACGCGTCAAAGAGTTGCAGCCCACTCGGGTCGTTTTTGACTCACTGTCCGAGATGCGTTTGTTATCGCAAGGTTCATTGCGATACCGCCGACAAATTCTTGCCCTCAAGCAATTCTTTGTTGGCCGAGGCTGCACGGTCCTTTTGCTGGACGACTATTCCGGGCTGGACGATCAGCATTTGCAAAGCATCGCTCATGGGGTCATTCGGCTGGAGCATCTGTTGTCGGACTACGGTGGCGAAAGGCGTCGGCTGCGGATCTTGAAACATCGCGGCACCAGCTTCATCGGTGGTGCCCATGACCTAAGGATCGTTCGTGGTGGATTGAAGGTCTTTCCGCGAGAAGCATCCGACCAACCCACCGAGACTGTCGAAACGCACTTGGTGGATAGCGGTAACAAAGAATTTGATGAGTTGCTCGGTGGCGGATTGAACGCGGGAACCAGTGCGTTGTTGCTAGGACCTGCCGGCGTTGGAAAATCATCCATGGCGTTGCAATTCGCGATTGCGGCGGCCGATCGAAATGAACGAGCGGTGTTG of the Rhodopirellula baltica SH 1 genome contains:
- a CDS encoding ATPase domain-containing protein, whose amino-acid sequence is MTMHNPLPKISTGNPPLDDILHGGLTADRLYLVEGMPGTGKTTLALQFLLEGIRNGETGLYVTLSETKQELEGVATSHGWSLDNIDIYELIDTKATEDSRLQYTMFEPSEIELSTTVDGVLERVKELQPTRVVFDSLSEMRLLSQGSLRYRRQILALKQFFVGRGCTVLLLDDYSGLDDQHLQSIAHGVIRLEHLLSDYGGERRRLRILKHRGTSFIGGAHDLRIVRGGLKVFPREASDQPTETVETHLVDSGNKEFDELLGGGLNAGTSALLLGPAGVGKSSMALQFAIAAADRNERAVLFQFEESTQSLFVRAKGLGFNLQQRVDEGLIQIINLIPGEITPSEFACLVRDSVQPDEQGRRVGIVAIDSVNGYLNAMPHEKFLIIQMHEMLQYLGKRGILTLVVVAQHGMLGQTMGTPVDTSYLADSVVLFRYFEAEGQIRQAISVIKKRTGRHERTIREFKLSDQGVEIGPPLTKFRGILTGVPEFKGENDSLIDREGRPS